Proteins from a genomic interval of Zingiber officinale cultivar Zhangliang chromosome 2A, Zo_v1.1, whole genome shotgun sequence:
- the LOC122044245 gene encoding pentatricopeptide repeat-containing protein At5g16860-like: MTRGDDGDDQAKALHTLRQAPRSLETKNQGKAPGSGPPTLKSGKINLMLHLPQHTAQSHSLPLRRCRRHSLAAAALRISPPSRHGKSLQNAYIRTTTLRPLTSSPRSQLGESEERLWGLRRLIDACSDLRSLRLLHNDILHLKLESHAPIPAALLAAYFRCGAPEAARQLFDRMPHKDVVSWTLRITDCCNRGQFEMALGHFRAMMEQGISPDEVALLTISSAVARYGQPQHGYEVHAHLVRKFGRLRKATVTSLVNMYSKIGRMDYASRIANAAVKNNVAAMTALMTGLLKVDDAHGALIVYQEMMDSGIEPKEKTITCAIRAASKLGLLKLGTQIHGRALKKKIEMDDHLLSCLIDMYSLCGAPTHLCRQLFDQMSVKNVVLYTAMISAYGRQGEGHSSLQLFNDMRAAGVLLDSVAFTAILSACSSSGFLREGLKCFNSMVAEYGIRPREEHYACIRGLLAKSGKLEQAYVVIEHMNLKDDRGIWEVYLDVARIHGDVGCAEIASRKLLEIETG, from the exons ATGACGAGGGGTGATGATGGGGATGATCAGGCAAaggctctgcacacactcagacaagcacccaGGTCGTTAGAGACAAAAAACCAGGGAAAAgcccccgggtcaggccctccaacgctcaagtcag GTAAAATTAACCTTATGCTCCATCTACCCCAACACACCGCCCAATCCCATTCCCTTCCCCTTCGCCGATGTCGCCGGCACTCCCTCGCCGCCGCCGCCCTTCGTATTTCTCCGCCATCCCGCCACGGAAAATCCCTCCAGAATGCCTATATAAGGACTACAACGCTTCGCCCACTTACCTCGTCTCCCCGCAGCCAGCTCGGCGAATCTGAAGAACGACTCTGGGGTCTTCGCCGCCTTATCGACGCCTGCTCCGATCTCAGATCCCTGAGGCTCCTCCACAACGACATCCTCCACCTCAAACTTGAGTCCCACGCCCCCATCCCCGCGGCCCTGCTGGCGGCCTATTTCCGATGCGGGGCGCCTGAAGCCGCACGCCAGCTGTTCGATAGGATGCCTCACAAGGACGTCGTCAGCTGGACGCTCAGAATCACCGATTGTTGCAACAGGGGGCAGTTCGAGATGGCGTTGGGCCATTTTAGGGCGATGATGGAACAAGGAATCTCCCCGGATGAAGTCGCGTTGCTTACAATCTCGTCGGCGGTGGCACGGTATGGTCAGCCCCAGCACGGGTATGAGGTTCACGCCCATTTGGTGAGGAAATTTGGTAGGCTGCGCAAAGCCACAGTGACTTCTCTTGTGAACATGTATTCGAAGATCGGGAGAATGGACTACGCAAGCCGAATTGCTAATGCAGCGGTCAAGAACAACGTTGCAGCAATGACCGCATTGATGACTGGTCTGCTTAAAGTGGATGATGCTCACGGTGCATTGATAGTGTACCAGGAAATGATGGATTCAGGGATAGAACCAAAAGAAAAGACCATAACTTGTGCCATTAGGGCTGCCTCAAAGTTGGGATTACTTAAGCTCGGGACTCAAATTCATGGCCGTGCACTAAAGAAGAAGATTGAAATGGATGATCACCTACTCAGCTGCTTGATCGACATGTACAGTCTTTGCGGGGCTCCCACCCATTTGTGCCGGCAATTGTTTGATCAAATGTCTGTTAAAAATGTAGTGTTATACACCGCGATGATATCTGCCTATGGAAGACAAGGCGAGGGGCACAGTTCACTTCAGCTTTTCAATGACATGAGAGCAGCTGGTGTTCTACTAGACTCTGTTGCATTTACCGCGATCCTCTCGGCTTGTAGCTCATCTGGGTTTTTGCGCGAAGGGTTGAAGTGTTTCAATTCTATGGTTGCGGAATATGGAATTAGACCAAGGGAAGAACATTATGCTTGTATCAGGGGCTTACTAGCAAAGAGTGGAAAGCTGGAGCAAGCATATGTGGTGATAGAGCATATGAACTTGAAAGATGACAGAGGCATTTGGGAGGTTTATTTGGATGTTGCCAGGATTCATGGAGATGTGGGGTGTGCTGAAATTGCTTCAAGAAAGCTTTTGGAGATAGAAACGGGGTAA
- the LOC122043204 gene encoding uncharacterized protein LOC122043204, producing the protein MSSQSMIDTHREGAEVFHGAEICKKQSMSLLEELHLPRGLLPLASMEEVGYNRATGFVWLRQAKPTTHVFKAIGRTVSYAAEVTAFVEERRMKRMTGVKSREFLIWVSLSDMYIDNPESKRITFKTSAGLGRSFPASAFEEPEDEAAEKEAEAKKGNDESK; encoded by the coding sequence ATGTCTTCTCAGTCGATGATCGACACCCACCGCGAGGGCGCCGAGGTCTTTCACGGCGCCGAGATCTGCAAGAAGCAGTCGATGAGTCTGCTCGAGGAGCTCCACCTCCCGCGCGGCCTCCTCCCGCTCGCCTCCATGGAGGAGGTGGGCTACAACCGCGCCACCGGCTTCGTGTGGTTGCGACAGGCGAAGCCCACCACGCACGTGTTCAAGGCGATCGGTAGGACGGTGTCGTACGCGGCGGAGGTGACGGCGTTCGTGGAGGAACGCCGGATGAAGCGGATGACCGGCGTCAAGAGCCGCGAGTTCCTCATCTGGGTCTCCCTCTCCGACATGTACATCGACAACCCGGAGTCGAAGCGGATCACTTTCAAGACCTCCGCCGGCCTCGGGCGGTCCTTTCCTGCGTCCGCGTTCGAGGAGCCTGAGGACGAAGCAGCGGAGAAGGAGGCCGAGGCGAAAAAAGGCAACGACGAAAGTAAGTGA